In a single window of the Acetivibrio clariflavus DSM 19732 genome:
- the sigK gene encoding RNA polymerase sporulation sigma factor SigK — translation MLTIACTLLGEAVRNIFFLFGYVSNINSFPQPLSPEEEQRYIKMMKEGSEEARNILIERNLRLVAHIVKKYTSNVSDADDLISIGTIGLIKAISTFNDEKGTRLATYAARCIENEILMQIRSTKKIQSEVSLQDPIGIDREGNEIALIDIIGNEAESVVDEVELKMQVKRLYSKMREVLKNREKVVLELRYGLLNGTSKTQREIAKMLGISRSYVSRIEKKAIKKLGKELKQPEGCQ, via the coding sequence TTGCTCACAATAGCTTGTACTTTGCTTGGGGAAGCAGTTAGAAACATATTTTTTCTTTTCGGATATGTATCTAATATAAATTCTTTCCCCCAACCACTAAGTCCGGAGGAGGAGCAACGATATATAAAAATGATGAAAGAAGGTAGTGAAGAAGCAAGAAATATCCTTATAGAAAGAAATTTAAGGCTGGTCGCCCACATAGTAAAAAAATACACTTCGAATGTAAGTGATGCAGATGACCTTATCTCTATCGGAACAATAGGACTCATAAAGGCAATCTCTACCTTTAACGATGAGAAAGGAACCAGACTTGCCACCTATGCTGCACGATGCATTGAAAATGAAATTTTAATGCAAATCAGATCTACTAAAAAGATTCAGAGCGAAGTCTCTCTTCAGGATCCTATAGGCATTGACCGTGAAGGTAATGAAATCGCACTTATCGATATAATTGGAAATGAAGCCGAATCGGTTGTTGACGAAGTTGAACTTAAAATGCAGGTTAAGCGTTTATATAGCAAAATGAGAGAAGTTCTAAAAAACAGAGAAAAAGTAGTCCTTGAATTAAGATACGGTCTTTTAAACGGTACCAGCAAGACCCAGAGGGAAATTGCAAAAATGCTGGGCATTTCAAGATCCTATGTTTCCAGAATTGAAAAGAAAGCTATAAAGAAATTGGGTAAGGAATTAAAACAACCGGAAGGCTGTCAATGA
- the ytvI gene encoding sporulation integral membrane protein YtvI produces MNKKGLKLFLKLLLVIGGTIVGVLLFFKSIFYIAPFIIAFALSSLMEPLIKFLMKKVKLNRKVSALISLLLVLLITGLVVAFLIFRIYQEAQSLYLLMPEYTTNIYNNIEEYIRKASEIYLRLPSEATKSIEGMIANLMSSVSAIGSSFAKRLVNTAISIPQAIIFVIITILSTFFMASDREKIYDYIKLNIPEEWVDRVINIKDDMFAALFGYIRAQLILMSVTFVELSIGFAIIGVRQNILLGLLISIIDALPILGTGGVLIPWAIYNFITHDLRMGISLIILYGVVLVVRQLIEPKVLGQQIGLHPLATLLAMYIGLRVFGYIGMIIGPITLLLLKNIIGGLFKKKSFKEYVRECKED; encoded by the coding sequence ATGAATAAAAAAGGGTTAAAATTGTTTTTAAAGCTACTGTTAGTTATTGGAGGAACAATAGTCGGAGTTTTATTGTTTTTTAAATCGATTTTCTATATTGCTCCTTTTATAATAGCATTTGCATTATCGTCTTTAATGGAGCCTCTAATTAAGTTTCTGATGAAAAAAGTTAAGCTTAATAGAAAAGTTTCGGCATTGATTTCGCTTCTTCTTGTTCTGTTAATCACAGGATTAGTGGTGGCTTTTCTTATATTCAGGATTTATCAGGAAGCTCAGAGCTTGTATTTACTAATGCCGGAATATACTACAAATATTTATAACAATATTGAAGAGTATATCAGAAAGGCTTCTGAAATTTACTTAAGACTGCCCAGTGAGGCAACTAAAAGTATTGAAGGAATGATAGCAAATTTAATGTCCAGCGTATCGGCAATAGGAAGTTCCTTTGCAAAAAGACTTGTAAACACTGCTATTTCCATTCCGCAGGCAATAATTTTTGTAATAATCACAATTTTGTCCACGTTTTTTATGGCGTCTGACAGGGAAAAGATTTATGATTATATCAAATTAAATATTCCGGAAGAATGGGTTGATAGGGTAATAAACATAAAAGACGATATGTTTGCGGCATTATTCGGTTACATTAGGGCGCAGCTTATACTTATGAGCGTTACTTTTGTAGAATTAAGTATAGGTTTTGCCATTATAGGTGTCAGGCAAAACATACTTTTAGGATTATTAATAAGCATAATAGATGCCTTGCCTATTCTTGGAACAGGAGGAGTACTGATCCCTTGGGCAATATATAATTTTATTACCCATGATTTAAGAATGGGAATTTCACTTATAATACTTTATGGAGTAGTGTTGGTGGTAAGGCAGTTGATAGAACCGAAAGTTTTGGGGCAGCAGATAGGATTGCATCCTTTGGCGACACTGCTGGCCATGTATATAGGACTAAGAGTGTTCGGTTATATAGGAATGATAATTGGTCCGATAACCCTTTTACTTTTAAAGAATATAATTGGAGGATTGTTCAAGAAAAAGTCTTTCAAGGAATATGTTAGAGAGTGTAAAGAAGATTGA
- a CDS encoding peptidoglycan D,D-transpeptidase FtsI family protein, giving the protein MSLRRASFLLMSFTFLIFLLGIRIFYLQIYAGKKLSLSASTQRISEKSIDIPRGNILDRNLIPLTNRTEEIYIVLKPLLLRGRDSDIANIAQVLELNVSKLKREIEFNKTPIILSCTQSQKDSLADLKIQGISFIHSLKRYSKESVAKHVTGYINQIDNTGKTGIEKYFQATLKLSYKNSIGVVTDAKNNLVAGLGYRFIEPEETNQLNVKLTIDYHIQKIAENVLEKSGLKGSVVIQDVVSGDIVAMVSKPDFDPNDIEKYLDSPDKELFNRSVASYNLGSIFKIIVLASAYENGINPDMDYYCPGYITLGDKIFKCSSFEKGGHGFINLEEAFASSCNPYFIELGIKTGAANIIKTAKKFGLGCPTGIHEHGVEESSGHLPDENKYFTHGDIANISIGQGDILATPLQVADMVATIANGGIKNKVNIVDSIIDSSNNTLKVLKFNQGERVISKEICNKIKYLMEKVTISGTGVKANLDEYGGAAAKTGSAETGQYIDGEKVVHAWFAGYFPRLNPKYSIAVFIENGKSGGSVAAPIFEEIARDILNKGL; this is encoded by the coding sequence ATGAGTTTGAGAAGAGCTAGCTTTCTGCTTATGTCCTTTACATTTTTAATTTTTTTGCTCGGCATAAGAATATTTTATCTTCAGATATATGCCGGTAAAAAACTATCCCTGTCGGCCAGTACTCAAAGAATATCCGAAAAAAGTATTGATATCCCTCGCGGAAACATACTGGACAGGAATTTGATACCCTTGACCAATAGAACTGAAGAGATTTATATTGTCCTAAAACCCCTTCTCCTAAGAGGAAGAGACAGCGATATTGCAAACATAGCTCAAGTACTTGAACTTAACGTAAGCAAACTCAAAAGAGAAATCGAATTTAATAAAACTCCCATAATTTTGTCCTGTACCCAAAGTCAAAAGGATTCTTTGGCTGATTTAAAAATTCAGGGAATTTCCTTTATTCATTCCCTTAAAAGGTACAGCAAAGAATCGGTTGCAAAACATGTAACCGGATACATAAACCAAATAGACAATACCGGGAAAACCGGGATTGAAAAATATTTTCAGGCTACACTGAAACTTAGCTATAAGAACAGTATAGGTGTGGTTACCGATGCCAAAAACAATCTTGTAGCAGGTTTAGGATACAGATTTATTGAACCGGAAGAAACGAATCAACTCAATGTAAAACTCACCATAGATTATCATATTCAGAAAATTGCTGAAAACGTACTGGAAAAAAGCGGCCTGAAAGGTTCGGTAGTCATTCAGGATGTAGTAAGCGGTGATATAGTTGCAATGGTCAGCAAACCGGATTTTGACCCTAACGATATAGAAAAATACTTGGACAGTCCCGATAAGGAACTGTTTAATCGATCGGTTGCATCTTACAACTTAGGTTCCATATTTAAGATAATTGTACTGGCCAGTGCGTACGAAAACGGAATTAATCCGGATATGGACTATTATTGCCCGGGATATATCACTTTGGGAGATAAAATTTTCAAATGTTCCTCCTTTGAAAAAGGCGGTCATGGTTTTATCAATCTTGAAGAAGCTTTTGCTTCTTCATGCAATCCTTATTTCATCGAACTTGGAATAAAAACCGGAGCTGCAAATATCATTAAAACTGCAAAAAAGTTCGGCTTAGGCTGTCCTACAGGAATCCATGAGCATGGTGTCGAAGAATCTTCAGGCCATCTCCCCGATGAGAACAAATACTTTACCCATGGAGATATCGCCAATATATCCATTGGACAGGGAGATATTCTTGCCACACCCTTACAGGTAGCCGACATGGTGGCAACTATCGCCAATGGAGGTATAAAAAACAAAGTAAATATAGTAGATTCCATCATTGATTCTTCCAATAACACCCTTAAAGTTTTAAAATTTAACCAGGGCGAAAGAGTTATTTCAAAGGAAATTTGCAATAAAATAAAATACCTCATGGAAAAAGTAACTATAAGTGGAACTGGTGTAAAAGCAAACTTAGATGAATATGGAGGAGCAGCAGCCAAAACCGGCAGTGCAGAAACAGGCCAATACATAGACGGAGAAAAAGTTGTCCATGCCTGGTTTGCCGGTTACTTTCCAAGACTAAATCCCAAATATTCCATTGCTGTTTTTATTGAAAACGGAAAAAGCGGCGGTTCCGTTGCTGCTCCCATATTTGAAGAAATTGCCCGGGATATTCTCAATAAAGGGCTTTAG
- a CDS encoding iron-containing alcohol dehydrogenase: MMRPMKLAGSELMFGRGCLEHLKTLKGEKAFIVTGGSSMRKSGILQKVIDLLSEAGIKSEVFSGVEPDPFFSTVYRGAEAMKAFGPDIIVGLGGGSAMDAAKAMWVYYEHPELTMLSDIIPPNPIPKLRNKARLVCIPSTSGTASEVSRSVVITEDETHVKYGIGNMEMMPDIAICDPEVTVTMPPSITAETGMDALTHALEALVSKRANYLSNILAAAAAKDIIHYLPKAYEDGSNLDYREIMLNASMTAGMAFTNVSLGIVHSMAHTMGSFFGISHGLADAIILPYVMTFNQEDEFAKNTYAALAKELGAEDLVSVIRELNDTLGIARSLNEIIKDEAAYMEVLDEMANMAKNDGCTKTNPIIPTIEQLKELFVKVYRGN, from the coding sequence ATGATGAGACCTATGAAACTTGCCGGAAGTGAGTTAATGTTTGGCAGAGGCTGCCTGGAACATTTGAAAACACTGAAAGGTGAAAAAGCCTTTATTGTAACCGGTGGCTCTAGCATGAGAAAAAGCGGAATTCTTCAGAAGGTAATTGATTTACTTTCTGAAGCCGGTATAAAAAGTGAAGTTTTTTCGGGAGTGGAACCCGACCCATTCTTTAGTACAGTTTACCGTGGTGCTGAAGCAATGAAGGCCTTTGGTCCGGATATAATCGTTGGTTTGGGAGGAGGTTCTGCAATGGATGCTGCCAAGGCCATGTGGGTATATTATGAACATCCTGAGCTTACAATGCTTTCCGATATTATTCCTCCCAATCCCATACCTAAGCTTAGAAACAAAGCAAGACTTGTATGTATTCCGTCAACTAGCGGTACTGCCAGTGAGGTAAGCCGTTCGGTGGTAATCACCGAAGATGAAACCCATGTAAAGTATGGTATTGGAAACATGGAAATGATGCCGGATATTGCAATATGTGACCCCGAAGTTACAGTTACCATGCCGCCGTCTATTACAGCAGAGACGGGAATGGATGCTTTAACTCATGCTTTGGAAGCCCTTGTGTCAAAGAGAGCCAACTATCTGAGTAATATACTGGCAGCAGCTGCTGCAAAAGATATCATTCATTATCTGCCGAAGGCTTATGAGGATGGTTCAAATCTTGATTACCGTGAAATTATGCTTAATGCATCCATGACAGCGGGAATGGCCTTTACCAATGTTTCACTGGGAATTGTTCATTCCATGGCCCACACAATGGGAAGCTTTTTTGGAATTTCACATGGACTGGCCGATGCGATTATACTTCCCTATGTTATGACTTTTAACCAAGAGGATGAATTTGCTAAAAATACTTATGCCGCTTTGGCAAAAGAACTTGGTGCTGAAGATCTTGTTTCAGTAATTAGAGAATTAAATGATACCCTTGGGATTGCAAGATCCTTAAATGAGATAATAAAAGATGAGGCTGCATACATGGAGGTACTTGATGAAATGGCGAATATGGCTAAAAATGATGGATGTACTAAAACCAACCCCATTATTCCGACTATTGAGCAATTAAAAGAGTTATTTGTTAAAGTTTATAGAGGGAACTAA
- a CDS encoding tryptophan synthase subunit alpha, with protein sequence MKLICYLSNGYPTIESSINIAKEYVEAGCDIIEVDFPSSNPFLEGEYIAGRMKTALENCSDYSCYMEGIKTIKNNHPNTKFIVLSYENTIESIGVERFIEFCTQNGLYDMIYVGGDNQEIKSKLIENGIKISCYVQFHMPEEEIQAALSSNGFVYMQAKPTTNNINPKYPTLKDCIDELKRRGITREIYAGVGIYTTEDIQMAKEAGADGVFVGSTILKLQTDIPKMKETIEKFKKACNE encoded by the coding sequence ATGAAATTAATATGCTACTTGTCTAACGGATACCCGACAATTGAATCCAGCATTAACATTGCTAAAGAGTACGTAGAGGCTGGCTGTGATATAATTGAAGTGGATTTTCCGTCATCCAATCCGTTCCTTGAAGGTGAATACATTGCAGGAAGAATGAAAACTGCTTTAGAGAACTGTAGTGATTACAGTTGTTATATGGAAGGCATAAAAACTATAAAAAATAATCATCCAAACACTAAATTTATTGTACTTTCTTATGAAAATACCATTGAGAGTATAGGTGTTGAACGGTTCATTGAATTTTGTACTCAAAATGGCCTATATGATATGATTTATGTGGGTGGAGACAATCAAGAAATAAAAAGTAAGTTAATTGAAAACGGAATAAAAATTTCATGCTATGTACAGTTTCATATGCCGGAAGAAGAAATACAAGCAGCACTTTCCTCCAACGGATTTGTTTATATGCAAGCAAAGCCTACCACCAATAATATAAATCCCAAATATCCAACTCTAAAGGACTGCATAGATGAGCTGAAAAGAAGAGGTATTACGAGAGAAATCTATGCCGGTGTGGGAATTTACACAACCGAAGATATTCAGATGGCAAAGGAAGCTGGAGCAGATGGTGTTTTTGTGGGTAGTACCATCTTGAAGCTTCAGACAGATATTCCGAAGATGAAAGAGACCATTGAAAAATTTAAAAAGGCCTGTAATGAATAG
- a CDS encoding O-methyltransferase translates to MICYDYINDYIRNTIRKSEGILKELEEFANKNHVPIVHPEVAKLLQVIGMIKRPSRILEIGTAIGYSSILLSEVLQPNGRIDTIERYELMIERAKNNIKRAGLENVINIIAGDALEVLKCLNKQYDLIFLDAAKGQYPEFLPECLRLLSPGGLLISDNILYKGMIANDELVVRRKKTIVKRLRNYLDMLCNSENLETSIIPIGDGVAISYKK, encoded by the coding sequence ATGATTTGCTATGATTATATAAACGATTATATTCGCAATACAATAAGAAAAAGTGAAGGTATACTTAAAGAACTGGAGGAATTTGCCAACAAAAACCATGTTCCCATTGTTCATCCTGAAGTGGCCAAACTCCTTCAAGTTATCGGCATGATAAAGAGACCTTCACGAATACTTGAAATCGGGACAGCAATAGGCTATTCTTCCATTTTGCTTTCAGAAGTTTTACAGCCTAATGGCAGAATAGATACAATCGAAAGATATGAATTAATGATTGAGCGTGCAAAAAACAATATAAAAAGAGCCGGGCTGGAAAATGTTATAAATATTATCGCAGGAGATGCTTTGGAAGTTTTAAAATGCCTTAATAAGCAGTATGACCTCATTTTCCTGGATGCAGCCAAAGGGCAGTATCCTGAATTCCTGCCCGAGTGTCTGAGACTTCTTTCCCCCGGAGGCCTTCTCATTTCCGACAACATCCTTTATAAAGGGATGATTGCCAACGATGAACTGGTGGTAAGAAGAAAAAAGACAATAGTAAAGCGTCTCAGAAATTACCTTGATATGCTTTGCAACTCGGAAAACTTAGAAACCAGTATAATACCCATTGGAGACGGAGTTGCTATAAGTTATAAAAAATAG
- a CDS encoding peptidase U32 family protein produces MKKVELLAPAGNLEKLKMAVIYGADAVYLGGEEFSLRAKADNFSREHLIEGIDFAHSRGKKVYVTMNIIPHNDDLPGMPDYIRFLGEIGVDAIILSDPGVFSLVKEICPDMEIHLSTQANNTNYMSAKFWYNLGVKRIVLARELSVNEIIEIRKNTPSDLELELFIHGAMCISYSGRCLLSNYMAGRDSNRGQCAHPCRWKYHLMEEKRPGEYFPVYENERGTFIFNSKDLCLIEYLPQIINTGVTSLKIEGRMKSAYYVATVVKAYRQAIDAYYELGENYKFDSKWLEEVSKASHREFTTGFYFEKPSSETQIYHTSSYIRDYDFIGLVLEYDSDTGIAKIEQRNKMVLGEEIEVVNPQGDFFVQTIESMKNIDGEPIDSAPHPQMIVYMPMKQPVTPYAMLRRK; encoded by the coding sequence ATGAAAAAAGTTGAATTACTGGCACCTGCCGGTAATCTTGAAAAATTGAAAATGGCAGTGATATACGGTGCAGATGCAGTGTACCTTGGCGGAGAAGAATTCAGCCTCAGGGCAAAGGCTGATAACTTTTCAAGGGAGCATCTTATCGAAGGAATAGATTTTGCCCACAGCAGGGGTAAAAAAGTCTATGTTACCATGAATATTATTCCTCATAATGATGACCTCCCGGGAATGCCCGATTACATTCGCTTTCTTGGGGAAATCGGCGTCGATGCCATTATTTTATCCGATCCCGGAGTATTCTCTTTAGTAAAAGAAATTTGCCCCGATATGGAAATACATTTAAGCACCCAAGCCAACAACACCAATTATATGAGTGCAAAATTCTGGTATAACCTCGGTGTAAAGAGAATTGTTTTGGCCAGGGAACTTTCGGTTAACGAAATTATCGAAATCCGAAAGAATACTCCTTCGGATCTGGAATTGGAACTTTTCATTCATGGTGCCATGTGTATATCCTATTCCGGAAGATGCCTGTTAAGCAACTATATGGCCGGACGTGATTCAAACCGGGGTCAATGTGCCCATCCATGCCGGTGGAAGTATCATCTTATGGAAGAAAAACGTCCTGGTGAGTACTTCCCTGTTTATGAAAATGAAAGAGGTACTTTTATTTTCAATTCCAAAGACCTGTGTTTGATCGAATACCTTCCTCAAATAATAAATACCGGTGTTACGAGCCTTAAAATTGAAGGCCGCATGAAAAGTGCCTATTATGTTGCAACAGTTGTTAAAGCATATCGCCAGGCCATAGATGCATATTATGAATTAGGTGAAAACTACAAGTTTGACTCTAAATGGCTGGAAGAAGTATCTAAAGCTAGCCATCGTGAATTTACAACGGGTTTTTATTTCGAAAAGCCATCATCTGAAACTCAAATATATCATACAAGTTCTTACATCAGAGATTATGATTTTATTGGCCTTGTATTGGAATACGATTCCGACACCGGAATTGCAAAAATTGAGCAGAGAAACAAGATGGTTTTGGGTGAAGAAATTGAGGTAGTAAATCCTCAGGGGGATTTCTTCGTACAAACCATAGAATCTATGAAAAATATCGATGGTGAACCCATCGACAGTGCACCTCATCCGCAGATGATAGTTTATATGCCAATGAAGCAACCGGTTACCCCCTATGCCATGTTAAGAAGAAAATAA
- a CDS encoding BtpA/SgcQ family protein — protein MSNSSFIARGKQFVIGMVHCLPLPGTPGFCGDMQKIIDQAVNDALVLEEAGMDAIIIENMGDNPFGVVLDTEQACALAAISAIIAQKVKIPIGIDAAMNDYKTSLSIAKAVGGSFVRIPVFVDTVEFFGGIITPCAREAMIFRKNLQAEDIKILADIQVKHTHMVLPHVSIEDSAKAAESCGADAIIVTGTHIGVETPIDIIKRVRNVTKLPLIAGSGVKTSNIKEQLSIADGAIVGSSLKEGGIIENPVSLKLSSELINALKG, from the coding sequence ATGAGTAATTCAAGTTTTATTGCAAGAGGGAAACAATTTGTTATCGGTATGGTACATTGTCTGCCGCTTCCGGGAACACCGGGTTTCTGCGGTGACATGCAAAAAATTATAGATCAGGCGGTAAATGATGCTCTAGTGCTTGAGGAAGCAGGCATGGATGCCATTATAATAGAAAACATGGGGGACAACCCCTTTGGAGTTGTATTGGATACCGAACAGGCCTGTGCCCTTGCAGCCATCAGTGCAATTATAGCTCAAAAAGTAAAGATTCCTATAGGAATAGATGCTGCCATGAATGACTATAAAACCTCCCTTTCCATAGCGAAGGCTGTTGGCGGATCTTTTGTTAGAATTCCGGTTTTTGTTGATACTGTTGAATTTTTTGGTGGAATAATAACTCCTTGTGCAAGGGAAGCAATGATTTTCAGAAAGAATCTGCAAGCTGAGGACATTAAGATCCTGGCAGACATTCAGGTAAAGCATACTCATATGGTACTTCCCCATGTAAGCATTGAGGACTCTGCAAAAGCTGCAGAATCATGCGGTGCCGATGCAATTATCGTTACAGGTACCCATATCGGTGTGGAAACTCCAATTGACATAATTAAGCGAGTAAGAAATGTTACGAAACTTCCTCTTATTGCAGGAAGTGGAGTTAAAACAAGCAATATAAAAGAGCAACTTTCCATTGCCGATGGGGCAATTGTAGGATCTAGCTTAAAAGAAGGCGGGATTATTGAAAATCCTGTTTCATTGAAATTATCAAGTGAATTAATAAATGCGTTAAAAGGATAA
- the mltG gene encoding endolytic transglycosylase MltG → MNSNSSSSEIKKKKKKKRFNSNRFLVFILVYTILFTVIFVTSFSYVLRKESMADEDLEVSIDPAEGIEITIPRGSSTSDIAKILKENGIIKWPTLFMLQSKINGYDGTYMSGKHIVSKDLNYDELMRVLSSNPVSVNVTIPETYYLDQVLNLLSEKKLIDKESFIKSMNTEQFDYDFIAQIPERENRLEGYLFPDTYFFDPLSSDREIITKFLDNFDMKFKLDYYARAKELNMTVDEIITLASIIEKETALPEEKPIISSVFHNRLKSKDPSLRKLQTDATIQYILFKREGKIKEKLTEADTKINDPYNTYLYEGLPPGPICSPGLASIEAALYPEKTDYYYFVAKGDGSHYFSKTLSEHEAAKKRYIDNRQEESED, encoded by the coding sequence ATGAACTCAAATAGCAGTAGTAGTGAAATAAAGAAGAAAAAAAAGAAAAAAAGGTTTAACAGCAATCGCTTTCTGGTATTTATTTTGGTATATACCATTCTTTTTACAGTAATCTTTGTTACATCCTTCAGTTATGTCTTGAGAAAGGAAAGTATGGCCGATGAAGATCTGGAGGTAAGTATTGACCCCGCAGAAGGTATTGAAATTACAATACCTCGAGGTTCAAGTACTTCCGACATAGCTAAAATTTTGAAAGAAAACGGAATTATTAAATGGCCTACCCTATTTATGCTTCAATCGAAGATAAACGGTTATGACGGTACCTATATGTCAGGAAAGCACATTGTAAGCAAAGATCTTAATTATGATGAACTAATGCGAGTACTTTCAAGCAATCCGGTCAGCGTCAATGTTACAATACCTGAGACCTACTACTTAGATCAAGTATTGAATTTATTAAGCGAGAAAAAATTGATTGACAAGGAATCGTTCATTAAATCAATGAACACTGAGCAATTTGATTATGATTTTATTGCACAGATACCTGAAAGGGAAAACCGGTTAGAGGGTTATTTATTCCCCGACACCTACTTTTTTGATCCGCTTTCCTCCGATCGGGAAATAATTACCAAGTTTTTGGATAACTTCGATATGAAATTTAAGTTGGACTATTACGCCAGGGCTAAAGAACTCAACATGACTGTCGATGAAATAATCACCTTGGCATCAATAATTGAAAAGGAAACTGCTCTTCCGGAAGAAAAGCCGATTATTTCAAGTGTTTTTCACAATAGGCTTAAGAGCAAAGATCCTTCTTTGAGAAAATTGCAAACCGATGCAACAATTCAGTATATTCTCTTTAAGAGAGAGGGAAAAATAAAAGAAAAACTGACTGAAGCCGATACAAAAATAAACGACCCATATAACACTTATCTTTATGAAGGATTGCCTCCAGGTCCGATATGCAGTCCTGGGCTTGCATCAATTGAAGCTGCATTGTATCCTGAAAAAACCGATTATTATTACTTTGTCGCCAAAGGTGACGGAAGCCATTACTTTTCCAAAACTTTAAGCGAACATGAAGCGGCTAAGAAAAGGTATATTGACAATAGACAGGAAGAAAGCGAAGATTAA